The following are encoded together in the Brassica napus cultivar Da-Ae chromosome A9, Da-Ae, whole genome shotgun sequence genome:
- the LOC106381907 gene encoding GATA transcription factor 4-like codes for MDVYGLSSPDLLRIDDLLDFSNDEIFSSSSTVASSAASSSENPFSFHASPPPPPPLLTDFTHDLCVPSDDAAHLEWLSRFVDDSFSDYPANPLTVNVRPDASFTGKPRSRRSRAPSSPSLAGTWAPMPESELCYSVAKRSPSKKLEVESVTAEGGGGRRCTHCASEKTPQWRTGPLGPKTLCNACGVRFKSGRLVPEYRPASSPTFVLTQHSNSHRKVMELRRQKEQIESRFQPQ; via the exons ATGGACGTCTACGGCTTATCTTCACCGGACTTGCTTCGTATCGACGACCTTCTCGACTTCTCCAACGACGAAATCTTTTCATCTTCCTCCACCGTCGCTTCCTCCGCCGCTTCTTCGTCGGAAAACCCTTTTAGCTTCCACGCTTCtccgcctcctcctcctcctctcctcACCGACTTCACTCACGATCTCTGCGTTCCG aGCGACGACGCGGCTCATCTCGAGTGGCTATCACGCTTCGTCGACGACTCGTTCTCCGATTACCCAGCGAATCCACTAACCGTGAACGTCAGGCCCGACGCGTCGTTCACCGGAAAACCTAGAAGCCGTCGATCAAGAGCTCCGTCGTCGCCTTCCCTTGCCGGAACCTGGGCGCCGATGCCGGAATCCGAGCTTTGCTACTCCGTCGCGAAGCGCAGCCCTAGCAAGAAACTGGAAGTTGAATCGGTGACGGCGGAGGGCGGCGGGGGGAGGAGGTGCACGCACTGCGCATCGGAGAAGACGCCGCAGTGGAGGACGGGACCGCTCGGGCCTAAAACGCTTTGCAACGCGTGTGGAGTCCGTTTCAAATCAGGGAGGCTCGTGCCGGAGTACAGACCGGCGTCGAGTCCGACGTTTGTGCTGACTCAGCATTCGAACTCTCACCGGAAAGTTATGGAGCTCAGGCGACAGAAGGAGCAGATAGAATCGCGTTTCCAGCCGCAATAA